A window of the Synechococcus sp. M16.1 genome harbors these coding sequences:
- the gmk gene encoding guanylate kinase produces the protein MSTSGKLTLITGPSGVGKGTLVNQLLERHPQIWLSVSATTRSPRQGEQNGINYFFHSRAGFEALVEQGGFLEWAEFAGNCYGTPRGPVEEQMAVGRPVLLEIELEGARQVRRSFPDGFQIFLAPPSFEELERRIRGRGTDAEDAIQRRLTRAREELEAQQEFDAVVINDDLESALKQVETLMGLG, from the coding sequence ATGTCCACCAGTGGAAAGCTCACCTTGATCACCGGCCCCAGTGGAGTCGGCAAGGGAACGCTGGTGAATCAGCTGCTGGAACGGCACCCCCAGATCTGGCTGTCGGTGTCGGCCACCACCCGTTCTCCGCGCCAGGGGGAGCAGAACGGCATCAACTACTTCTTCCACAGCCGTGCGGGGTTTGAGGCCTTGGTGGAGCAGGGAGGTTTTCTCGAATGGGCTGAATTCGCGGGGAATTGCTACGGCACCCCCCGAGGTCCTGTGGAAGAACAGATGGCGGTGGGGCGCCCCGTGCTTCTGGAGATTGAGTTGGAAGGTGCCCGCCAGGTGCGTCGCAGTTTTCCGGACGGTTTTCAGATTTTTCTGGCTCCCCCCAGCTTTGAAGAATTGGAGCGCCGGATCCGTGGGCGCGGAACCGATGCGGAGGATGCCATTCAGCGCCGCTTGACTCGCGCTCGCGAGGAACTCGAGGCCCAACAGGAATTCGATGCTGTCGTGATCAATGACGATCTCGAATCAGCGTTGAAGCAGGTGGAGACGCTGATGGGTCTGGGATAA
- the psaJ gene encoding photosystem I reaction center subunit IX produces MNKFLTAAPVVAAIWFTATAGILIEWNRFFPDLLFHPM; encoded by the coding sequence ATGAACAAGTTTCTGACCGCAGCTCCAGTGGTTGCAGCCATTTGGTTCACCGCCACCGCAGGAATCCTGATCGAGTGGAACCGCTTCTTCCCCGATCTTCTCTTCCACCCGATGTGA
- a CDS encoding Photosystem I reaction center subunit III — protein MRRLFAVVLSALLVFGFAPVAKADVAGLTPCSESARFQQRAAAATTPQAKARFEMYSQASCGEDGLPHLIVDGRWSHAGDFVYPGIMFLYVAGCIGWAGREYLKATRGKNAAQYEIFIDRSIAIKSLLAAATWPLAAFGEFTSGKLLEDDSKVTVSPR, from the coding sequence ATGCGTCGTCTCTTCGCCGTCGTGCTTTCAGCACTCCTGGTGTTCGGCTTCGCCCCCGTCGCCAAGGCGGATGTGGCTGGCCTCACCCCCTGCTCAGAAAGCGCCCGCTTCCAGCAGCGTGCTGCCGCTGCCACCACGCCTCAGGCCAAAGCTCGCTTCGAGATGTACAGCCAGGCCTCCTGTGGTGAGGATGGCCTTCCCCACCTGATCGTCGATGGCCGCTGGAGCCACGCCGGTGATTTTGTGTATCCCGGGATCATGTTCCTGTACGTCGCCGGCTGCATCGGCTGGGCCGGTCGTGAGTACCTGAAAGCAACTCGCGGCAAGAATGCTGCCCAGTACGAAATCTTCATCGATCGCAGCATCGCCATCAAGAGCCTTCTGGCTGCTGCCACCTGGCCCCTGGCTGCCTTCGGTGAATTCACCAGCGGCAAGCTGCTCGAAGACGACAGCAAGGTGACTGTTTCACCACGCTGA
- the tsaD gene encoding tRNA (adenosine(37)-N6)-threonylcarbamoyltransferase complex transferase subunit TsaD, protein MHAVLALETSCDESAAAVLRRHADGRIEVLASRIASQVEEHARWGGVVPEIASRRHVEALPGLVETVVDEAGVPLGQLDAIAATITPGLAGALMVASVTGRTLAALHQRPFLGVHHLEGHLASVMLGDAPPQAPYLVLLVSGGHTELILVANDGGMTRLGRSHDDAAGEAFDKVARLLGLGYPGGPAIQAVGETGDATRFRLPKGRISLPGGGFHPYDFSFSGLKTAMLRTVETLRQNPDPLPLADLAASFEQVVADVLVQRSLRCAEDHGVQQLVMVGGVAANRRLRQSMLEQGKQRGIAVSIAPLAFCTDNAAMIGAAALLRLGQNAACTSLESGVAARWPLDQANALYTPDPPF, encoded by the coding sequence ATGCATGCAGTGCTTGCCCTCGAAACAAGTTGTGACGAGTCCGCTGCAGCGGTCCTGCGCCGTCACGCGGATGGGCGAATCGAGGTTCTGGCGTCGCGGATTGCATCTCAGGTTGAGGAGCATGCCCGTTGGGGTGGTGTTGTGCCCGAAATCGCTTCGCGTCGCCACGTTGAGGCCCTGCCGGGGCTGGTGGAGACCGTGGTTGACGAGGCGGGTGTCCCTCTGGGGCAGCTGGATGCCATCGCGGCCACGATCACCCCAGGTCTGGCCGGGGCTCTGATGGTGGCCTCGGTGACGGGTCGCACCCTTGCTGCGCTGCATCAGCGCCCCTTTCTCGGCGTTCATCACCTGGAGGGCCATCTGGCCTCGGTGATGCTTGGAGATGCCCCACCGCAGGCTCCTTATCTGGTGTTGCTTGTGAGCGGGGGCCACACGGAGCTGATCCTGGTGGCTAACGACGGCGGGATGACGCGGCTCGGCCGAAGCCATGACGATGCCGCTGGAGAGGCTTTCGACAAGGTGGCCCGCCTGCTTGGTCTGGGATACCCCGGAGGTCCTGCCATCCAGGCGGTAGGCGAAACGGGTGATGCAACGCGCTTTCGCCTGCCCAAAGGGCGGATTTCATTGCCGGGCGGCGGTTTTCACCCCTACGACTTTTCCTTCAGTGGTCTGAAGACCGCCATGCTCCGCACTGTGGAAACTTTGCGGCAAAACCCTGATCCGCTGCCTCTTGCCGACCTGGCCGCCAGTTTCGAACAGGTGGTGGCCGATGTTCTGGTGCAGCGCAGTCTTCGCTGTGCTGAAGACCATGGTGTTCAGCAACTGGTGATGGTTGGAGGCGTCGCAGCGAACCGTCGCTTGCGCCAGAGCATGCTCGAACAGGGGAAGCAGCGGGGCATAGCGGTCTCCATCGCTCCCCTGGCCTTCTGCACCGACAACGCCGCCATGATCGGAGCTGCGGCCTTGCTGCGTCTGGGCCAGAACGCGGCTTGCACGTCTCTTGAATCCGGCGTAGCCGCCCGCTGGCCCTTGGATCAGGCCAATGCGCTTTACACACCAGACCCACCCTTTTAG
- a CDS encoding chlorophyll a/b-binding protein has product MDQPETRSDAPEPVEADELNAWKRGFTPQAEIWNGRLAMIGLSAGIAVVLLVRVFSGG; this is encoded by the coding sequence GTGGACCAACCGGAAACCAGATCAGATGCACCGGAGCCCGTTGAGGCTGATGAGCTGAACGCTTGGAAGCGTGGCTTCACTCCACAAGCCGAAATCTGGAACGGCCGTCTGGCGATGATCGGTCTCTCCGCAGGCATTGCCGTCGTTCTTTTGGTGCGTGTGTTCAGCGGTGGCTGA